Below is a genomic region from Gemmatimonadota bacterium.
CGGACAGCAGGCTGGCGTCTCGCACCCCGCTTTCGGCGGCCACGAGCAGGGCTTCTCCGACCGTTCCCAGCGTCCGGGACACCCCCCAGAACTCCAGCAGAGGTTTTGGTGAGTAATCCGATACTGCCTCCGTCAGTTGGGCGAATCTCCGGGCGACGGTAAAAAGGTCTACTTCCCGGTCGTGGATCCCCTTGGGGGCAGTGGCAACGAAAGGGCATTCAAGGACCTGCGCCATTTCGAAGCACCGTCTCGCCTCTTCCAATCCCCGGGCATGCCGGTCTTCTTCGGGTACGGCCCACTCGAAGAAGGCGATCAGGTTCACGATCCGTATGCCACGGCCGGCAGCGTGGTCCCGCAGTTTCGGCAGCGAACCACCCTCTTCGACCCAGGTATCGATTTCCTCTACCCAGGGTTCGATCCCGTCATATCCGGCGTCGGCCGCGATATCCACGTATTCCAGCACGGAAACGCCGGGCGATCGGATCGTACTCGTATTGAGGCAGTAGTGAAAGCGTCCCATCGTATGCGTCCCTTCTAGATATGCTTCATTTCGAGCGACCGCCGCCTCAACCGTTTCGGGTCGGGTACGGACGGTGCGACAGCTATGTCCAGTTACTATGTCCGGTTACGTAGTTCAGGCTTCGAATCAATTTAGTGCGTATCACAAAAAAAAGTACCGTTTTAACCGTCTTCGTCTATATTGTATACCGCTGTAAATTGTATCCTTCTCCAGTGACATCCGGAACGAATGTGAGGTACGTTTCGCGCTTCCCGATGTTTGTTCTTCTCCTTAGTTTCCTGCTGATTTCCAGGGTGGCAGCCGGTCAGGTGACCGAAACGGATGTCATCGGTTCCGCCGTGACCCTTCAGGGTACTCCGGAGCGAATCATTTCGCTCATACCGAGCAACACGGAACTGCTTTTCGCCGTGGGTGCGGGTAGTTCGGTCGTGGGGGTCACGAACTACTGCGATTATCCGCCGGAAGCCAGGGAAATCGAAAAGGTCGGCGACGTCACGACAATGAGTCTCGAGAAAATCGTGGCGCTAGATCCTGATCTCGTACTGGCCTCCAAGGGAAACGCCAGAGAACTGGTATACAGCCTGAAAGCACTGGATATTCCGGTGTTCGTCCTCGACCCCCAGTCGATCGAAGACGTGCTCGATGCGATCGGCACAGTGGGCAGGCTTGTCGGTCGTGAGGAAGTGGCCCGCGAGCTTACCGACGGGTACCGCCAGCGGCTGGCCGCGGTGGCGGAGCGGATCGACGGCCTGACCGAAAGCGAGCGTCCCGCGATTTTCGTCGGCAGCCCCTTCCGGGACGAGAACTGGACCCCCGGACCTGAAACATTTACCTCGGCGGTGATTCAACGAGCCGGCGGGCGGAACGTGGCCGACGACCTGGCACCGGGTACGTGGGCGGTGTACAACCTGGAAAACATCGTGTCCAAGGATCCGCAGGTCCTCCTTTCCACGCTGGGTGAAGGACAGGACGCGGAGGAAGTCCGGGTGAGATACCTGGAACGGGCAAAGTCGTTGAAAGGCTGGCAGGGCCTTGACGCCGTGCGCAATGAACGCATCGTCCTGATCCCAGAGAACTGGCTGCTTCGTCCCGCACCCAGGCTCTTTCACGCGATCGAAACCCTGGCGGCCGCCTTGCATCCGAACCGATTCTGATTTCCCTGGCTGATCCCTGACAGAATGTCCGGAACGAAACTGAACCCAACCGCACCACTTCCATGCCGCTGATCAACAGGATACCCACCGAACTGACCCGTCTGATCCGGTCCGGCCTGCCTGCAGGCGAGGACCATGGCGATCTCCTTTTCGCCTGCAAGACCGACCTGGCGCCGGACGGCCGCATTGACGAATCGATGCTGGTCGTGACCCGGCGGCAGCTGGTGGCGGCAACCCGGTCCGACGGAGCTTGGACGCTGACTCATACCCTCTCCCTGGCGGAGATCGACGGCCTGACCGTGGAGCCTTTGGTCGGCGCGAGCGCGCTCGAGGCCGAGGTGGACGGGAAGAGCATCCGGCTGATCCGGTACACCCACGCCGTGGCGCAGGACATGACCGACGCCGTCGAGTCCCTGTTGCACCTGATCGGCCCCGACGGCAGCACGGATCACACGGAGCCCGTTGCCGAGGAACCGGTCCCGGACTGGTCGAGCCGCGAGGCCCACCTGCGCACGTTTGGGCGATTGTGGACTTTCTGCCTGCCCCACTGGCGCAAGCTGGTTGTCGCCATGGTGGTCACGGTTGCCGCGTCGGCCATCGACCTGCTGCCCCCGTACCTGACCATGATCCTCGTCGACCAGGTCCTGGTGGACCAGAGCATGTACATCTGGCTTCCGGTGATCGTCGCGCTCCTGGCCGTTTCCCGGATCGTCCATACCGGGGTGACTATCATCAGCGGGAGAATGCTGGCCGTGCTGGGAGACCGCCTGGCCTACGACGCGCGGTCCGAACTGCTGAACGTGCTGCAGCTCCTGCCCCTCAAGTACTATGACATGCAGCAGACGGGCGGTCTCATGGCCCGCATCGCCCGGGACGCCAAGTCGATCCACTACTTCTGGATCGATTTCGCGCCACAGGTGGTGCAGCAGGGGCTGCTCGTGGTCGGCATGACCGCAGTACTGTTCTACCTCAACTGGGAGCTGGCGCTCCTCGTCCTGATCCCCATTCCCGCCATCATCTTCGCCTCTGTCCATATCAAGCGGTACCTGATGTGGTTCTACGGCAGGTCGTGGGACAGCTGGGCGACCTTCTTCGAGCGGGTGAACGACGCGCTGGCCGGCATCCGGGTCGTGAAGATCTTCGCCCAGGAGAAACGGCAAAGCCGGGACATGCAGCTCGAGAACGAGAAGGTGTTCACGGCCGAACGCAACATCCATGTCCGTTCGCGCACGGTGCGTCCGCTGCTCGCGTTCCTCGTGTCCGTGGGCGGACTGCTCGTTCTGTGGTACGGCGGCCTCCTGGTGCAGTCGAACGCTATGACGATCGGCATGCTGGTGGCCTTCCTCCTCTACCTGGCCATGTTCTACAGTCCCGTGCAGCAACTGACCGGCATGGCCGACTGGATCCCGGAGATGATGACGGCCATCACCCGGACTTTCGAAGTCATCGACAGCCCCATCGAAGAATACACGCCAGTCGGCATCGTCGACGTACCCCGTTTCGAG
It encodes:
- a CDS encoding ABC transporter ATP-binding protein, with amino-acid sequence MPLINRIPTELTRLIRSGLPAGEDHGDLLFACKTDLAPDGRIDESMLVVTRRQLVAATRSDGAWTLTHTLSLAEIDGLTVEPLVGASALEAEVDGKSIRLIRYTHAVAQDMTDAVESLLHLIGPDGSTDHTEPVAEEPVPDWSSREAHLRTFGRLWTFCLPHWRKLVVAMVVTVAASAIDLLPPYLTMILVDQVLVDQSMYIWLPVIVALLAVSRIVHTGVTIISGRMLAVLGDRLAYDARSELLNVLQLLPLKYYDMQQTGGLMARIARDAKSIHYFWIDFAPQVVQQGLLVVGMTAVLFYLNWELALLVLIPIPAIIFASVHIKRYLMWFYGRSWDSWATFFERVNDALAGIRVVKIFAQEKRQSRDMQLENEKVFTAERNIHVRSRTVRPLLAFLVSVGGLLVLWYGGLLVQSNAMTIGMLVAFLLYLAMFYSPVQQLTGMADWIPEMMTAITRTFEVIDSPIEEYTPVGIVDVPRFEGRLELQDVNFGYVAHQPVLKGINLHVEPGEMIGLVGHSGAGKSTLIKLMCRFYDVDGGRILIDGTDVRRMDLTQLRSQIGYVEQDPFLFSGSVADNIRFGNQEATREEIVEAAINANAHEFIVKLPDGYDTPVGERGGRLSGGERQRVAIARAILHDPRILILDEPTSALDLETEKKIQEALGRLMEGRTTLAIAHRLSTLRDADRLLVLKNGEPVELGTHEELLDRQGEYYRLVQLHTNVSSIVGVEG
- a CDS encoding sugar phosphate isomerase/epimerase, with translation MGRFHYCLNTSTIRSPGVSVLEYVDIAADAGYDGIEPWVEEIDTWVEEGGSLPKLRDHAAGRGIRIVNLIAFFEWAVPEEDRHARGLEEARRCFEMAQVLECPFVATAPKGIHDREVDLFTVARRFAQLTEAVSDYSPKPLLEFWGVSRTLGTVGEALLVAAESGVRDASLLSDVFHMYKGSGHQRGMDYLDPGRLGLVHVNDYPADPPRTDIEDEHRVYPGDGEAPWDEIVASLVRQEYRGMLSLELFNPAYWAEGPVATAQKGLAKLRACVESA
- a CDS encoding ABC transporter substrate-binding protein, which gives rise to MTETDVIGSAVTLQGTPERIISLIPSNTELLFAVGAGSSVVGVTNYCDYPPEAREIEKVGDVTTMSLEKIVALDPDLVLASKGNARELVYSLKALDIPVFVLDPQSIEDVLDAIGTVGRLVGREEVARELTDGYRQRLAAVAERIDGLTESERPAIFVGSPFRDENWTPGPETFTSAVIQRAGGRNVADDLAPGTWAVYNLENIVSKDPQVLLSTLGEGQDAEEVRVRYLERAKSLKGWQGLDAVRNERIVLIPENWLLRPAPRLFHAIETLAAALHPNRF